The Streptococcaceae bacterium ESL0687 genome has a segment encoding these proteins:
- the tsaE gene encoding tRNA (adenosine(37)-N6)-threonylcarbamoyltransferase complex ATPase subunit type 1 TsaE: MKLNEEAMLAFAEGLAHKLQAGDIIVLTGDLGAGKTTFTKGLGRGLGIKQMIKSPTYTIVREYEGRLPLYHMDVYRIGDDPDSIDLDSYLFGDGVSIIEWGNLLEEDLPDEYLEIVFERLDDSRNLKLVSHGKNYERFLVDEADSADS, encoded by the coding sequence ATGAAATTAAATGAAGAAGCAATGCTGGCCTTTGCAGAAGGTCTAGCTCATAAATTACAAGCTGGCGATATCATTGTTTTAACAGGTGATTTGGGTGCCGGCAAAACAACATTCACTAAGGGCCTCGGCCGGGGACTTGGTATCAAACAGATGATAAAAAGTCCAACTTATACAATTGTCCGTGAGTATGAGGGAAGACTTCCTCTTTATCATATGGATGTTTATAGGATTGGTGACGATCCAGATTCAATTGACCTTGACTCCTACCTATTTGGAGATGGTGTAAGTATTATTGAGTGGGGTAATCTACTTGAAGAAGATCTGCCAGATGAATATCTAGAAATTGTTTTTGAAAGATTAGATGATTCAAGAAATCTTAAACTTGTGAGCCATGGTAAAAACTATGAGCGATTTCTAGTAGATGAAGCAGACAGTGCAGATAGTTAG